A window from Actinomycetospora corticicola encodes these proteins:
- a CDS encoding phosphoadenylyl-sulfate reductase, whose amino-acid sequence MTSTESATRADALAAGERFAALEDSTDHVELAQDILAWAAATYGDRLIVASNMQDAVLVKLGAEARPGVDVLFLETGYHFAETLGTRDAVAQVYGVHIVEAQPELTVAEQDERFGKDLFASDPGACCNMRKVEPLKKTLALYDAWVTGVRRVEAPTRANTPLVTWDEKHGLAKVNPIAHWSDEQMDAYIAENAVLVNPLVGEGYPSIGCQPCTAKPAPGADPRSGRWAGFTKTECGLHG is encoded by the coding sequence ATGACCAGCACCGAGAGCGCCACCAGGGCCGACGCTCTGGCGGCGGGCGAGCGTTTCGCCGCGCTCGAGGACTCGACCGACCACGTCGAGCTCGCGCAGGACATCCTCGCGTGGGCGGCCGCGACGTACGGCGACCGGCTGATCGTCGCGTCGAACATGCAGGACGCCGTGCTGGTCAAGCTCGGCGCCGAGGCCCGCCCCGGCGTCGACGTGCTCTTCCTCGAGACCGGCTACCACTTCGCCGAGACGCTCGGGACCCGCGACGCCGTCGCGCAGGTCTACGGCGTGCACATCGTCGAGGCGCAGCCGGAGTTGACCGTCGCCGAGCAGGACGAGCGGTTCGGGAAGGACCTGTTCGCCAGCGACCCCGGCGCCTGCTGCAACATGCGCAAGGTCGAGCCGCTGAAGAAGACCCTCGCGCTCTACGACGCCTGGGTGACCGGCGTGCGCCGTGTCGAGGCGCCGACCCGCGCGAACACCCCGCTGGTGACGTGGGACGAGAAGCACGGGCTGGCCAAGGTCAACCCGATCGCCCACTGGAGCGACGAGCAGATGGACGCCTACATCGCCGAGAACGCGGTGCTGGTCAACCCGCTGGTCGGTGAGGGCTACCCGTCGATCGGCTGTCAGCCGTGCACGGCCAAACCGGCGCCCGGCGCCGACCCGCGCAGCGGCCGCTGGGCGGGCTTCACCAAGACCGAATGCGGGTTGCACGGATGA
- a CDS encoding Insertion element protein yields the protein MRLAIQYCPYCGEQDLRPRETPENAWECADCRSTFVVTGVAA from the coding sequence ATGAGGTTGGCCATCCAGTACTGCCCCTACTGCGGCGAGCAGGACCTGCGCCCCCGGGAGACCCCCGAGAACGCGTGGGAGTGCGCCGACTGCCGCAGCACCTTCGTCGTCACGGGAGTGGCCGCATGA
- a CDS encoding nitrite/sulfite reductase, with protein sequence MRSDVEDKPVKPKPQRARKGKAEGQWALGYREPLNKNEQSKKDDNPLNVRARIENIYAHRGFDSIDPADLRGRFRWMGLYTQRAEGFPGTDTGHVEEEELDASYFMLRVRVDGGALTTEQLRVIGEISQTFARDTADVTDRENIQFHWIRIEDMPEIWRRLEAVGLQTTEACGDCPRVVLGSPVAGISADEVIDGTSAVEEIVERFIGDRSLSNLPRKFKTAISGQQDVAHEVNDVSFVGVVHPEHGPGFDVYVGGGLSTNPKLAVRLGAWVPLDEVPDVWHAVVQTFRDYGYRRLRTRARIKFLVADWGPEKFRQVMEDEYLHRKLIDGPAPEAIAGTIDHVGIHDQTDGRKFVGVAPPAGRTSGSTLVGVAKAAEDVGSTRVRLTPYQKILVLDVPSEQVETLTTALDHLGLPARPSVFRRATMACTGLEFCKLAFVDTKNRAGDLVTELEQLCADVAGELENPISIHLNGCPNSCARVQVADIGLKGQIVNDAEGNPAAGFQVHLGGGLGLDSGFGRKLRGHKVLSAELGPYVERLVRGFVADRNDGERFAQWVLRAEEAQLQ encoded by the coding sequence ATGCGCAGCGACGTCGAGGACAAGCCCGTCAAGCCCAAGCCGCAGCGCGCCCGCAAGGGCAAGGCCGAGGGGCAGTGGGCGCTGGGCTACCGCGAGCCGCTGAACAAGAACGAGCAGTCCAAGAAGGACGACAACCCGCTGAACGTGCGGGCGCGGATCGAGAACATCTACGCCCACCGCGGGTTCGACTCGATCGACCCGGCCGACCTGCGCGGCCGTTTCCGCTGGATGGGGCTCTACACCCAGCGCGCCGAGGGCTTCCCCGGGACCGACACCGGTCACGTCGAGGAGGAGGAGCTCGACGCGTCGTACTTCATGCTGCGCGTCCGGGTCGACGGCGGGGCGCTGACCACCGAGCAGCTGCGCGTCATCGGCGAGATCTCCCAGACCTTCGCGCGCGACACTGCCGACGTCACCGACCGCGAGAACATCCAGTTCCACTGGATCCGCATCGAGGACATGCCGGAGATCTGGCGTCGGCTCGAGGCCGTCGGGCTGCAGACGACGGAGGCGTGCGGCGACTGCCCGCGCGTCGTGCTCGGCTCGCCCGTCGCCGGGATCAGCGCCGACGAGGTCATCGACGGGACGTCCGCGGTCGAGGAGATCGTCGAGCGCTTCATCGGTGACCGTTCGCTGTCGAACCTCCCCCGCAAGTTCAAGACCGCGATCTCGGGGCAGCAGGACGTCGCGCACGAGGTCAACGACGTCAGCTTCGTCGGGGTGGTCCACCCCGAGCACGGCCCCGGCTTCGACGTGTACGTCGGCGGCGGTCTCTCGACCAACCCGAAGCTCGCGGTGCGCCTCGGCGCGTGGGTGCCGCTCGACGAGGTGCCCGACGTCTGGCACGCCGTGGTCCAGACGTTCCGCGACTACGGCTACCGGCGCCTCCGCACCCGCGCGCGCATCAAGTTCCTCGTCGCGGACTGGGGCCCGGAGAAGTTCCGGCAGGTCATGGAGGACGAGTACCTGCACCGGAAGCTGATCGACGGCCCGGCGCCCGAGGCGATCGCGGGCACGATCGACCACGTCGGCATCCACGACCAGACCGACGGCCGCAAGTTCGTCGGCGTCGCGCCGCCCGCCGGGCGCACCTCCGGCTCCACGCTGGTCGGCGTCGCGAAGGCCGCCGAGGACGTCGGATCCACCCGCGTCCGGCTCACGCCGTACCAGAAGATCCTGGTCCTGGACGTGCCGTCCGAGCAGGTCGAGACCCTGACGACGGCGCTGGACCACCTCGGGCTGCCCGCGCGGCCGAGTGTCTTCCGCCGCGCCACGATGGCCTGCACCGGCCTGGAGTTCTGCAAGCTCGCCTTCGTCGACACGAAGAACCGGGCGGGTGACCTCGTGACCGAGCTCGAGCAGCTGTGCGCGGACGTCGCCGGCGAGCTCGAGAACCCGATCTCGATCCACCTCAACGGCTGCCCGAACTCGTGCGCCCGGGTGCAGGTCGCCGACATCGGGCTCAAGGGCCAGATCGTCAACGACGCCGAGGGCAACCCGGCCGCCGGCTTCCAGGTCCACCTCGGCGGCGGGCTCGGCCTCGACTCCGGCTTCGGGCGCAAGCTGCGCGGCCACAAGGTCCTCTCCGCCGAGCTCGGTCCGTACGTCGAGCGCCTGGTCCGGGGCTTCGTCGCCGACCGGAACGACGGCGAGCGCTTCGCCCAGTGGGTGCTGCGCGCGGAAGAAGCGCAGCTGCAATGA
- a CDS encoding putative leader peptide — MWLSCHWMTATTLSCRERGTPQSRRWNRAPRRGTLRTVRALDPMLVGRRHVDLARVASALCPAC, encoded by the coding sequence ATGTGGCTCTCCTGCCACTGGATGACAGCAACGACGCTTTCCTGCCGTGAGAGGGGCACCCCACAGAGCCGCCGGTGGAATCGTGCCCCTCGACGTGGCACGCTCAGGACCGTGCGTGCACTGGACCCGATGCTCGTCGGTCGACGTCATGTCGACCTCGCGCGTGTCGCCAGCGCGCTCTGCCCGGCGTGCTGA
- the hemW gene encoding radical SAM family heme chaperone HemW: MPSVPPGGEPAPADGSLPPDALTGLGTRPFGVYVHVPFCATRCGYCDFNTYTASDLGLTSTDDPASPASWLEGLRRELDLAGRVLGTPPPADTVFIGGGTPSLLGADGLTAVLDAIRSTVGLAPGAEVTTEANPESTTPELLAAIADAGYTRLSLGMQSDVDHVLAVLDRRHTPGAAVSVARAALEAGLRHVNLDLIYGTPTETDDDLRRSLDAVLASGADHVSAYSLIVEDGTALARRVARGELPMPDDDVLADRYEIVDDVLTAHGLGWYEVSNWARTVDARCRHNLGYWSGGDWWGAGPGAHSHVGGVRWWNVRHPARYSKQLAAGESPAEARELLTPADRHVEQVLLQLRTVEGLPARVLHDAGRAAAVQAVRDGLLDDGCWARGQAVLTRPGRLLADGVAISLTGD; encoded by the coding sequence ATGCCCTCCGTGCCGCCCGGCGGCGAACCCGCCCCGGCCGACGGCTCGCTCCCGCCCGACGCGCTCACCGGGCTGGGGACGCGCCCGTTCGGCGTCTACGTCCACGTGCCCTTCTGCGCGACCCGCTGCGGGTACTGCGACTTCAACACCTACACGGCCTCCGACCTGGGCCTGACCAGCACCGACGACCCCGCGAGCCCGGCCAGCTGGCTGGAGGGCCTCCGTCGGGAGCTCGACCTCGCGGGCCGCGTGCTCGGCACTCCACCGCCCGCCGACACGGTCTTCATCGGTGGCGGCACGCCGTCCCTGCTGGGCGCGGACGGGCTGACCGCGGTCCTCGACGCGATCCGGTCCACCGTCGGTCTCGCGCCCGGCGCCGAGGTGACCACCGAGGCCAACCCCGAGTCGACGACGCCCGAGCTCCTCGCCGCCATCGCCGACGCCGGGTACACCCGCCTCTCGCTCGGGATGCAGTCCGACGTCGACCACGTCCTCGCCGTGCTCGACCGCCGCCACACCCCGGGCGCGGCGGTGTCGGTCGCCCGCGCGGCACTCGAGGCGGGGCTGCGCCACGTCAACCTCGACCTCATCTACGGCACGCCCACCGAGACCGACGACGACCTCCGCCGCTCCCTCGACGCCGTGCTCGCCTCCGGCGCCGACCACGTCTCGGCCTACTCGCTCATCGTCGAGGACGGCACCGCCCTGGCCCGCCGGGTCGCGCGCGGCGAGCTGCCGATGCCCGACGACGACGTCCTCGCCGACCGCTACGAGATCGTCGACGACGTCCTGACCGCCCACGGCCTCGGCTGGTACGAGGTGTCGAACTGGGCGCGCACCGTCGACGCCCGCTGCCGCCACAACCTCGGCTACTGGTCCGGCGGCGACTGGTGGGGCGCCGGCCCGGGCGCCCACTCGCACGTCGGCGGCGTCCGCTGGTGGAACGTCCGCCACCCGGCCCGCTACTCGAAGCAGCTCGCCGCGGGGGAGTCGCCCGCCGAGGCCCGCGAGCTGCTCACCCCCGCCGACCGGCACGTCGAGCAGGTGCTCCTGCAGCTGCGCACGGTCGAGGGCCTCCCCGCACGCGTGCTCCACGACGCCGGGCGCGCGGCCGCCGTGCAGGCGGTGCGCGACGGCCTTCTCGACGACGGGTGCTGGGCCCGCGGGCAGGCGGTGCTCACCCGGCCCGGCCGGCTCCTCGCCGACGGGGTCGCCATCTCGCTGACGGGGGACTGA
- a CDS encoding alpha/beta fold hydrolase — MTLPDPVRVTLPDVTLSVLDAGSGPAVLLLHGFPDRATLWRAQIERLLDAGYRVIAPDLRGFGDSDRPDDVRSYRLRHSVADMVALLSERGVDRAVVVGHDYGAAVGWALAMSSDVVRGYVALSVGHPNAFRTAGLVQRALSWYMLWFLTPGVPETVLPADDWAFLRRWAHPGTEDDDLVRTHIRDLSRPGALTAGLSWYRANVDPRTFADEHPLDMPPVTCPVLGLIGADDIALTEAQMAGSAAYVTGGFECVTLPGAGHWLPARHADAVNEHLLAFLARLD, encoded by the coding sequence ATGACGCTGCCCGACCCGGTCCGCGTCACGCTCCCGGACGTCACGCTCTCCGTGCTCGACGCCGGATCCGGGCCCGCCGTGCTGCTGCTGCACGGCTTCCCCGACCGCGCGACGCTGTGGCGTGCCCAGATCGAGCGCCTGCTCGACGCCGGGTACCGCGTGATCGCCCCCGACCTGCGCGGCTTCGGCGACAGCGACCGTCCCGACGACGTCCGGTCCTACCGTCTCCGCCACTCGGTCGCGGACATGGTGGCGCTGCTGAGCGAGCGCGGGGTGGACCGGGCCGTCGTGGTCGGCCACGACTACGGGGCGGCCGTCGGGTGGGCCCTCGCGATGTCGAGCGACGTCGTCCGCGGCTACGTGGCGCTCTCCGTCGGACACCCGAACGCCTTCCGGACCGCGGGCCTCGTCCAGCGCGCCCTGTCCTGGTACATGCTCTGGTTCCTGACGCCGGGCGTGCCCGAGACCGTGCTGCCCGCCGACGACTGGGCCTTCCTCCGCCGCTGGGCCCACCCCGGGACCGAGGACGACGACCTCGTCCGCACGCACATCCGCGACCTCTCCCGCCCGGGCGCGCTGACGGCGGGCCTGTCCTGGTACCGGGCCAACGTCGACCCGCGGACCTTCGCCGACGAGCACCCGCTCGACATGCCGCCGGTCACGTGCCCGGTGCTCGGCCTGATCGGGGCGGACGACATCGCGCTCACCGAGGCACAGATGGCCGGGTCCGCCGCGTACGTCACCGGCGGCTTCGAGTGTGTGACGCTGCCGGGCGCGGGCCACTGGCTCCCGGCTCGCCACGCGGACGCCGTCAACGAGCACCTCCTGGCGTTCCTCGCCCGCCTCGACTGA
- a CDS encoding NADP-dependent oxidoreductase, whose protein sequence is MRALQYDRLGDPEDVLALHDVAEPHPGPGQVRVRVAFCGLNPADWALCEGLFPDQEPPCGIGLEVSGTVDEVGEGVPDDELGRLVLGPVPHGTASAGAAELAVLATWTAVPEGLDLAQAAALPMAAETATRCVDLLGVAPGETLLVHGAGSVIGRMAAQLALHRGVRVIATAGPRNAASLRASGAQVTTYGDGMVDRVRDLAGGPVDRAFDSAPVAWAPPDTPPAPDGVLPDLVAITGDPDRVLTVARPAEAARLGVRNSAGALRIDALPQVAALAARGAVDVPIAGSYPLAEFGETVRRSRSMQAGGKLLLVP, encoded by the coding sequence ATGCGAGCACTGCAGTACGACCGCCTCGGCGACCCCGAGGACGTCCTGGCCCTGCACGACGTCGCCGAGCCGCACCCGGGCCCCGGGCAGGTCCGGGTCCGCGTCGCGTTCTGCGGCCTCAACCCGGCCGACTGGGCCCTCTGCGAGGGCCTCTTCCCGGACCAGGAACCGCCCTGCGGGATCGGGCTGGAGGTGTCGGGCACCGTCGACGAGGTCGGCGAGGGCGTTCCCGACGACGAGCTCGGTCGGCTCGTGCTCGGCCCCGTCCCCCACGGGACGGCATCGGCGGGCGCGGCCGAGCTGGCGGTCCTGGCGACGTGGACCGCGGTGCCCGAGGGGCTGGACCTCGCCCAGGCCGCGGCGCTGCCGATGGCGGCCGAGACGGCGACGCGCTGCGTGGACCTGCTCGGCGTCGCCCCCGGCGAGACGCTGCTGGTCCACGGTGCCGGCTCGGTGATCGGGCGGATGGCCGCCCAGCTGGCCCTGCACCGGGGCGTCCGGGTGATCGCGACGGCCGGGCCGCGGAACGCGGCGTCGTTGCGGGCCTCGGGCGCGCAGGTGACGACGTACGGGGACGGCATGGTCGACCGGGTGCGGGACCTCGCGGGAGGCCCGGTGGACCGCGCCTTCGACAGCGCGCCCGTCGCCTGGGCGCCGCCGGACACTCCCCCCGCGCCCGACGGCGTCCTGCCCGACCTGGTGGCGATCACGGGCGACCCGGACCGGGTGCTCACGGTCGCGCGGCCCGCGGAGGCCGCGCGGCTCGGCGTCCGGAACAGCGCAGGTGCATTGCGTATCGACGCCCTCCCCCAGGTGGCCGCACTCGCCGCCCGCGGGGCGGTCGACGTGCCGATCGCCGGGAGCTACCCGCTCGCGGAATTCGGCGAGACGGTCCGGCGGAGCCGCTCGATGCAGGCGGGCGGGAAGCTGCTGCTGGTGCCCTGA
- a CDS encoding LysR family transcriptional regulator, giving the protein MTELDLRLLQYFTVVARHGNVGRAAAELRVAQPSLSRQMQRLESQVGARLLDRSARGSALTAAGKVLLSHAEELLRAAERAVIEARATTEPDRLVVGHTGNLVVTPVVRELRRRHPEAEIRTVAVTGPVADGLLAGRVDAVIARLPLPDDGLCLDRLHDEPRALVVPVGHRLAGRTSVELADFVDEPLARYGDPTVDAWWRVDPRPDGSRAPDGPLVGALGNKFELVAAGEALLVLPQRPTSTGFRDDLVAVPIRDVPPTPVVLATRSGPPSPLVAEARALARELLVH; this is encoded by the coding sequence ATGACCGAGCTCGACCTGCGGTTGCTGCAGTACTTCACGGTGGTGGCGCGCCACGGCAACGTCGGGCGGGCGGCCGCGGAGCTGCGGGTGGCGCAGCCGTCGCTGTCGCGGCAGATGCAGCGGCTGGAGTCGCAGGTGGGGGCCCGGCTCCTCGACCGGTCGGCCCGCGGGAGCGCGCTGACGGCGGCCGGCAAGGTCCTGCTCTCGCACGCCGAGGAGCTGCTGCGCGCGGCCGAGCGGGCGGTCATCGAGGCGAGGGCGACGACGGAGCCGGACCGGCTGGTCGTCGGCCACACCGGCAACCTCGTCGTCACGCCCGTGGTGCGGGAGCTGCGGCGCCGCCACCCGGAGGCCGAGATCCGCACGGTCGCGGTGACCGGGCCGGTCGCGGACGGCCTCCTGGCCGGACGGGTCGACGCCGTGATCGCGCGCCTCCCGCTTCCCGACGACGGGCTGTGCCTCGACCGGCTGCACGACGAGCCGCGGGCCCTCGTCGTCCCGGTCGGGCACCGGTTGGCCGGCCGGACGTCGGTCGAGCTCGCCGACTTCGTCGACGAGCCGCTCGCCCGCTACGGAGACCCGACGGTCGACGCATGGTGGCGCGTCGACCCGCGGCCGGACGGCTCCCGGGCCCCGGACGGCCCGCTCGTCGGCGCCCTCGGGAACAAGTTCGAGCTGGTGGCGGCCGGGGAGGCGCTGCTCGTGCTCCCGCAGCGCCCCACCAGCACCGGGTTCCGGGACGACCTCGTCGCCGTGCCGATCCGCGACGTCCCGCCGACGCCCGTCGTCCTCGCGACCCGGTCCGGACCGCCCTCGCCGCTCGTCGCCGAGGCACGGGCGCTCGCCCGGGAGCTGCTCGTCCACTGA
- a CDS encoding EamA family transporter: MSPAVITLTLLAAVLHATWNAIAHGVADRLVGFALIGLSYVVVGGGAALVLGPPPAHAWPAVLLSAALHVGYTLLLWASYQLGEFSLVYPVARGTAPWIVALYEVVFGGGLPWWELLGVAVISLGLVSLALDGGRLTRAALPALGAAVATGLFIAGYTLVDAGAVATTPVPVYAAWMFLVQGPVMPVLAVVRRGRGLLRVPWSSLAIGFVGGLVSLAAYGLVLVAQTSGATAAVAALRETSIVIGTVIGTLFLGERFGWRRAVAAAVVVVGIVLVDL, from the coding sequence GTGTCCCCCGCCGTCATCACCCTCACCCTGCTCGCCGCCGTCCTGCACGCGACCTGGAACGCCATCGCGCACGGGGTCGCCGACCGCCTCGTCGGCTTCGCGCTGATCGGCCTGTCCTACGTCGTGGTCGGCGGGGGCGCGGCGCTGGTGCTCGGACCGCCGCCGGCCCACGCGTGGCCGGCCGTCCTGCTCTCGGCGGCGCTGCACGTCGGCTACACGCTGCTGCTGTGGGCGAGCTACCAGCTCGGCGAGTTCAGCCTGGTCTATCCGGTGGCCCGCGGGACGGCGCCCTGGATCGTCGCGCTGTACGAGGTCGTGTTCGGCGGCGGTCTCCCCTGGTGGGAGCTGCTCGGGGTCGCCGTGATCTCGCTCGGGCTGGTGTCCCTCGCGCTCGACGGCGGACGGCTCACGCGGGCGGCGCTGCCCGCGCTCGGCGCCGCCGTCGCGACCGGGCTGTTCATCGCCGGCTACACGCTCGTCGACGCGGGCGCGGTCGCGACCACCCCGGTCCCCGTGTACGCCGCGTGGATGTTCCTCGTGCAGGGACCGGTCATGCCCGTGCTCGCCGTGGTGCGGCGGGGCCGGGGGCTGCTGCGGGTGCCGTGGTCGTCGCTGGCGATCGGGTTCGTCGGCGGGCTCGTGTCGCTCGCGGCCTACGGGCTGGTGCTGGTCGCGCAGACCAGCGGCGCGACGGCGGCGGTGGCGGCGCTGCGCGAGACCTCGATCGTCATCGGTACCGTGATCGGGACCCTGTTCCTCGGTGAACGCTTCGGGTGGCGGCGGGCGGTGGCCGCGGCCGTCGTCGTGGTGGGCATCGTCCTGGTGGATCTGTAG
- a CDS encoding HemK2/MTQ2 family protein methyltransferase, with protein MSISLPTPRTTTVVPEPVVPDVVIPIPAADGSRAHLPVLRGPGVYPAQRDTWLLADVLQRELLDSPLPRRHVLELCAGTGALSLVAAGVPGTDVTAVDVSRRALLSAWTNAWRLGRRLRLHRGDLVAPVVGKQYDLVVSNPPYVPTADASLPTRGAMRAFDGGLDGRTVVDRVIDEAPRVLAPGGCLLLVHSAVNGVEATLERLAGHGLDADVAARCEHPFGPVFTARAEMLEQRGLIEPGQRTEELVVIRARRPLAAAAGREIA; from the coding sequence ATGTCCATCTCACTGCCGACCCCGCGCACGACCACCGTCGTGCCCGAGCCGGTCGTCCCCGACGTCGTCATCCCGATCCCCGCCGCCGACGGCTCCCGGGCGCACCTGCCGGTGCTGCGCGGCCCCGGCGTCTATCCCGCCCAGCGCGACACGTGGCTGCTCGCCGACGTGCTGCAGCGCGAACTGCTCGACTCCCCGCTCCCCCGCCGCCACGTACTCGAGCTGTGCGCGGGGACCGGCGCATTGTCGCTGGTCGCAGCGGGTGTGCCGGGCACGGACGTCACCGCGGTCGACGTCTCACGTCGCGCGCTGCTCAGCGCGTGGACCAACGCGTGGCGGCTGGGCCGCCGGCTCCGGCTCCACCGCGGCGACCTCGTCGCACCCGTCGTCGGGAAGCAGTACGACCTCGTCGTCTCCAACCCGCCCTACGTCCCCACGGCCGACGCGTCGCTCCCGACCCGCGGCGCGATGCGCGCCTTCGACGGCGGGCTCGACGGGCGCACGGTCGTCGACCGGGTGATCGACGAGGCGCCGCGTGTCCTCGCTCCCGGGGGCTGCCTGCTGCTGGTGCACTCGGCCGTCAACGGTGTCGAGGCCACGCTCGAGCGGCTGGCCGGCCACGGCCTCGACGCCGACGTCGCCGCGCGCTGCGAGCACCCGTTCGGGCCGGTGTTCACCGCCCGCGCCGAGATGCTCGAGCAGCGCGGCCTCATCGAGCCCGGGCAGCGGACCGAGGAGCTCGTCGTCATCCGGGCCCGGCGCCCGCTGGCCGCCGCGGCCGGTCGCGAGATCGCCTGA